The following proteins come from a genomic window of Falco rusticolus isolate bFalRus1 chromosome 9, bFalRus1.pri, whole genome shotgun sequence:
- the ABCA2 gene encoding ATP-binding cassette sub-family A member 2 isoform X2 gives MGFLHQLHLLLWKNVTLKRRSPWVLAFEIFIPLVLFFILLGLRQKKPTIPVKEAFYTAAPLTSAGILPVMQSLCPDGQRDEFGFLQYSNSTVTQLLEHLSEAVEQSSLFDPQHPGLEEELESLRRRLEALSSSEPSSMETHFSSRAGSGFTLAWAAKDRGELHRFLTQNLSLPNSTAELLLGSSVDLGEVYRLFFGSFPLVPDETHERDLWDGFGPREKMTQLEKSLPSGWRSLQEGLVHRALRDPTAAPHRPVLLHLLSQALGLASTASVPTASDSPQAFVTEMEGVLFTGPVLEQLTCEQSLGGLRRLLRVAPGQQPLLQAYRALACNGSRAARREHFAQLATELRDQLDTPKIVSRLKLDEVNSTAAQHRLRALLEDLVEMEKVLRDMDILSALAKLLPKGACASKAPAPTANSTSWAGTNATSGNATAEEEGARDGPASSDNPQGQFSAFVQLWAGLQPILCGNNRTIEPEALKQGNMSSLGFTSKEQRNLGLLVHLMTSNPKILYAPVGTEVDKVILKANETFAFVGNVTHYAKAWLNISPEIRAYLEEGRLQRRIRWLQQFTADLHKHPEILNVSDSDVLHNFLNGNFSLPNASVLLQQLDTIDNAACGWVHFMAKVSVDIFKGFPDEESIVNYTLNQAYQDNVTVFASVIFQTNRDGSLPPHVMYKIRQNSSFTEKTNEIRRAYWRPGPNTGGRFYFLYGFVWIQDMMERALINTFVGHDVVEPGNYVQMFPYPCYTRDDFLFVIEHMMPLCMVISWVYSVAMMIQHIVTEKEHRLKEVMKMMGLNNAVHWVAWFITGFVQLSISVTALTAILKYGKVLMHSDVLIIWLFLAIYAVATIMFCFLVSVLYSKAKLASACGGIIYFLSYVPYMYVAIREEVAHDKITAFEKCIASLMSTTAFGLGSKYFALYEVAGVGIQWHTFSQSPVEGDDFNLLLSMMMLIVDAVVYGVLTWYIEAVHPGMFGLPRPWYFPFQKSYWLGNGRVETWEWTWPWSRTTRLSIMEEDQACAMESRRLEETRGIEEEPTHLPLVVCIDKLTKVYKTDKKLALNKLSLNLYENQVVSFLGHNGAGKTTTMSILTGLFPPTSGSATIYGHDIRTEMDEIRKNLGMCPQHNVLFDRLTVEEHLWFYSQLKSMAEEEIRKEMDKMIEDLELSNKRHSLVQTLSGGMKRKLSVAIAFVGGSRAVILDEPTAGVDPYARRAIWDLILKYKTGRTILLSTHHMDEADLLGDRIAIISHGKLKCCGSPLFLKSTYGDGYKLTVVKKQSDIRNGTEPGQPHSPPAHSSVSPCSEPRVSQFIKKYVASCLLISDTNTELSYILPSEAVKKGCFERLFQHLEQSLEELDLTSFGLMDTTLEEVFLKVSEEDQSLENSDVDMKESKKDILQPPAPGLDLKPEVNGEAPAEAAVPEKPEVELSNLVTCSKLAQSQASLRSASSVGSVRGDEGGAYSEFFGDYAPLFDNRQDPDNISLQEQEAEVEAEDQDLAGQGSFKLEGSWLKLRQFHGLIVKRFHCAKRNTKALFSQILLPAFFVCVAMTVALSVPEIGDLPPLILSPSQYHNYTQPKGNFIPYANEERREYRLRLSPDASPQQLVNTFHLPSGVGATCVLKTAFNNTLDQPMQTLNLNSNESKMLAAKYFDAMCIDSFTQGLPLSNFVPPPPSPAPSDYPISVDEELLHAWNSTTFSSAIKETVTSAPALPRIVHEPIKCTCSMQGTGFSCPSGVGGHPPQMKVVTGDILADITGRNVSEYLLYTSDRFRLHRYGALTFGNIQKSIPASFGVRAPATVRKIAVRRTAQVFYNNKGYHSMPTYLNALNNAILRANLPKSKGNPAAYGITVTNHPMNKTSASLSLDYLLQGTDVVIAIFIIVAMSFVPASFVVFLVAEKATKAKHLQFVSGCDPVIYWLANYVWDMLNYLVPATCCIIILFVFDLPAYTSPTNFPAVLSLFLLYGWSITPIMYPASFWFEVPSSAYVFLIVINLFIGITATVATFLLQLFEHDKDLKVVNSYLKSCFLVFPNYNLGHGLMEMAYNEYINEYYAKIGQFDKMKSPFEWDIVTRGLVAMTIEGFVGFFITIMCQYNFFRKPQRLPVSTKPIEDDIDVANERHRVLRGDADNDMLKIENLTKVYKSRKIGRILAVDRLCVGVRPGECFGLLGVNGAGKTTTFKMLTGDESTTGGEAFVNGHSILKELLQVQQSLGYCPQFDALFDELTAQEHLELYTRLRGIPWKDEERVVKWALKKLELTKYADKPASTYSGGNKRKLSTAIALIGYPAFIFLDEPTTGMDPKARRFLWNLILDVIKTGRSVVLTSHSMEECEALCTRLAIMVNGRLKCLGSIQHLKNRFGDGYMITVRTKSSLNVKEVVRFFNRNFPEAILKERHHTKAQYQLKSDQISLAQVFSKMEQVVDVLGIEDYSVSQTTLDNVFVNFAKKQSDNLEQQETSPSCALQSPLERVLSLLHPRAAPTELRALVVEEQEDLETDDEGLISFEEERAQLSFNTDTLC, from the exons TGGGTGCTGGCCTTTGAGATCTTCATTCCCCTGGTGCTCTTCTTCATCCTCCTGGGGCTGAGGCAGAAGAAGCCAACTATCCCTGTGAAAGAAG ctttCTACACGGCGGCCCCGCTCACCTCGGCCGGGATCCTGCCCGTCATGCAGTCCCTGTGCCCTGACGGCCAGCGCGACGAGTTTGGCTTCCTGCAGTACTCCAACTCCAC GGTGACGCAGCTCCTGGAGCACCTCAGCGAagctgtggagcagagcagcctctTTGACCCGCAGCACCCcgggctggaggaggagctggagtcGCTGCGCCGGCGCCTGGAGGCACTCAGCAGCAGCGAGCCCAGCTCCATGGAGACTCACTTCAGCAGCCGAGCAG GATCCGGCTTCACATTGGCGTGGGCGGCCAAGGACCGGGGCGAGCTGCACCGCTTCCTGACACAGAACCTGTCCCTTCCCAACAGCACAGCCGAGCTGCTCCTGGGCTCCAGCGTTGACCTGGGGGAG GTGTACCGCCTGTTTTTCGGTTCCTTTCCTTTGGTACCTGATGAGACCCATGAGCGAGACCTCTGGGATGGGTTTGGCCCCCGTGAGAAGATGACGCAGCTGGAG AAGAGCCTTCCCAGCGGCTGGAGGAGCCTGCAGGAAGGGTTGGTCCACAGGGCACTGCGGGACCCCACGGCAGCCCCACACCGGCCGGTGCTGCTCCACTTGCTCTCCCAGGCCCTGGGTCTTGCCAGCACTGCCTCGGTACCCACCGCCTCTGACAGTCCCCAAGCCTTTGTCACCGAGATGGAG GGTGTCCTCTTCACCGGGCcggtgctggagcagctgacatgtgagcagagcctgggggggctgcgTCGCCTCCTGCGTGTGGCCCCCGGGCAGCAGCCGCTGCTGCAGGCGTACCGGGCACTGGCCTGCAATGGCAGCCGGGCTGCTCGCCGGGAGCACTTTGCCCAGCTGGCCACCGAGCTCCGGGACCAGCTGGACACCCCCAAGATCGTCAGCAGG CTGAAGCTGGATGAGGTAaacagcacagctgcccagcaccGCCTCCGCGCCCTCCTGGAGGACCTGGTAGAGATGGAGAAGGTTCTCCGTGACATGGACATCCTCTCAGCGCTGGCCAAGCTGCTGCCCAAGGGAGCCTGTGCCAGCAAAGCCCCGGCACCCACTGCCAACAGCACCAGCTGGGCAGGCACCAATGCCACGTCTGGCAACGCCACGGCAGAGGAGGAGGGTGCCAGGGATGGCCCGGCCAGCAGCGACAACCCCCAGGGGCAGTTCTCGGCATTtgtgcagctctgggctgggctgcagcccatCCTCTGCGGCAACAACCG GACGATCGAGCCCGAGGCACTGAAGCAGGGCAACATGAGCTCGCTGGGCTTCACCAGCAAGGAGCAGCGAAACCTGGGTCTCCTCGTGCACCTGATGACCAGCAACCCCAAAATCCTGTACGCGCCTGTGGGCACTGAAGTGGACAAGGTCATCCTGAAG GCCAACGAGACCTTTGCCTTTGTGGGCAATGTCACCCACTATGCCAAGGCGTGGCTGAACATCTCCCCTGAGATCCGTGCCTATCTGGAGGagggcaggctgcagaggcGCATCCGCTGGCTCCAGCAG TTCACTGCTGACCTCCACAAACACCCAGAGATCCTGAACGTCTCCGACAGCGACGTTCTCCACAACTTCCTCAATGGCAACTTCTCCCTGCCCAATGCCAGcgtcctgctccagcagctggacaCCATTGACAATGCTGCCTGTGGTTGGGTCCACTTCATGGCCAAG GTCAGCGTGGACATCTTCAAAGGTTTCCCAGATGAGGAGAGCATTGTCAACTACACGCTGAACCAAGCCTACCAGGACAACGTCACAGTCTTTGCCA GCGTCATCTTCCAGACCAACAGGGACGGCTCGCTGCCCCCCCATGTCATGTACAAGATCCGACAGAACTCCAGCTTCACGGAGAAGACCAACGAGATCCGGCGGGCATACTGGCGGCCCGGCCCCAACACTGGTGGCCGCTTCTACTTCCTCTACGGCTTCGTCTGGATCCAGG acATGATGGAGCGTGCCCTCATCAACACATTTGTTGGCCATGACGTGGTGGAGCCCGGCAACTATGTGCAGATGTTCCCGTACCCATGTTATACCCGGGACGA CTTCCTCTTCGTCATTGAGCACATGATGCCCCTGTGCATGGTGATCTCCTGGGTCTATTCGGTGGCCATGATGATTCAGCACATTGTGACAGAGAAGGAGCATCGCCTGAAAGAG GTGATGAAGATGATGGGCTTGAACAACGCAGTGCATTGGGTGGCTTGGTTCATCACCGGCTTCGTCCAGCTATCCATCTCGGTCACAGCACTCACCGCCATCCTGAAGTATGGCAAGGTCCTGATGCACAGCGATGTCCTCATCATCTGGCTCTTTCTTGCCATCTATGCAGTAGCCACCATCATGTTCTG CTTCCTGGTGTCGGTGCTCTACTCCAAGGCCAAGCTGGCCTCTGCCTGCGGTGGCATCATCTATTTCCTCAGCTACGTGCCTTACATGTACGTGGCCATCCGGGAGGAGGTGGCACATGACAAGATCACAGCCTTTGAGAAGTGCATCGCG TCCCTCATGTCCACCACAGCCTTTGGGCTGGGCTCCAAGTACTTTGCTCTGTATGAGGTGGCCGGTGTGGGCATCCAGTGGCACACCTTCAGCCAGTCGCCCGTGGAAGGAGATGACTTCAACCTCCTGCTGTCTATGATGATGCTGATTGTGGATGCTGTAGTGTACGGGGTGCTTACGTGGTACATCGAGGCCGTGCACCCGG GCATGTTCGGCTTGCCACGGCCCTGGTACTTCCCCTTCCAGAAGTCCTACTGGCTGGGCAACGGGCGAGTGGAGACCTGGGAGTGGACCTGGCCCTGGTCCCGCACCACCCGCCTCAGCATCATGGAGGAGGATCAGGCCTGTGCCATGGAGAGCCGAAGGCTGG AGGAGACAAGGGGCATCGAGGAGGAGCCGACCCACCTCCCCTTGGTTGTCTGCATTGACAAGCTCACCAAGGTCTACAAGACAGACAAGAAGCTGGCGCTGAACAAGCTGAGCCTCAACCTCTATGAGAACCAGGTGGTGTCCTTCCTGGGGCACAATGGCGCAGGCAAAACCACCACCAT GTCCATCCTCACTGGCTTGTTCCCTCCGACCTCGGGCTCGGCTACCATCTATGGCCACGATATCCGGACAGAGATGGATGAGATCCGGAAGAACCTCGGCATGTGTCCCCAGCACAACGTGCTCTTTGACAGACTGACGGTGGAGGAGCACCTCTGGTTCTACTCGCAGCTCAAGAGCATGGCGGAGGAGGAGATCCGCAAGGAGATGGACAA GATGATCGAGGACCTGGAGCTCTCCAACAAACGCCACTCCTTGGTGCAGACGCTCTCGGGAGGCATGAAGAGGAAGCTGTCGGTGGCCATCGCCTTTGTGGGTGGGTCACGGGCTGTGATCTTGGATGAGCCCACAGCCGGTGTGGACCCGTACGCTCGCAGGGCCATCTGGGACCTCATCCTCAAGTACAAGACAG GGAGGACCATCCTGCTCTCCACACACCACATGGATGAGGCTGACCTGCTGGGTGACCGCATCGCCATCATCTCCCATGGCAAGCTCAAGTGCTGTGGCTCCCCCCTTTTCCTCAAGAGCACCTACGGTGATGGCTACAAGCTGACAGTGGTGAAGAAGCAGTCTGACATCAGGAATGGCACAG AGCCCGGCCAGCcacacagccccccagcccactcctCCGTCAGCCCCTGCTCTGAGCCTCGCGTCTCCCAGTTCATCAAGAAATACGTGGCCTCCTGCCTCCTCATCTCGGACACCAACACTGAGCTCTCCTACATTCTACCCAGCGAGGCCGTCAAGAAAGGCTGCTTTGAGAGGCTCTTCCAG CACTTGGAGCAGAGCTTGGAGGAGCTGGACCTCACCAGTTTTGGGCTGATGGACACCACGCTGGAGGAGGTCTTCCTGAAGGTGTCTGAGGAGGACCAGTCTCTGGAGAACAGCGATGTGG ACATGAAGGAGTCCAAGAAGGACATCCTGCAGCCACCTGCCCCTGGGCTGGACCTGAAGCCTGAGGTCAACGGGGAGGCCCCGGCCGAAGCGGCTGTGCCGGAGAAGCCCGAGGTGGAGCTCAGCAACTTGGTGACCTGCTCCAAGCTGGCGCAGTCGCAGGCATCCCTGCGCTCAGCCTCCTCGGTGGGCTCCGTGCGGGGTGACGAAGGTGGGGCTTATTCCGAATTCTTTGGGGATTATGCGCCCCTGTTCGATAACCGGCAGGACCCCGATAACATCAGTCTGCAAG aGCAAGAGGCAGAGGTGGAGGCAGAAGACCAGGacctggctgggcaggggagctTCAAGCTGGAGGGCTCGTGGCTGAAGCTGCGGCAGTTCCACGGGCTGATCGTCAAACGCTTCCACTGCGCCAAGCGCAACACCAAGGCCCTCTTCTCCCAGATCCTCCTGCCCGCCTTCTTCGTCTGTGTGGCCATGACGGTGGCACTCTCTGTGCCCGAAATAG GTGACCTGCCACCACTCATCCTCTCACCATCGCAGTACCACAACTACACCCAGCCCAAGGGCAACTTCATTCCTTATGCCAATGAGGAGCGGCGCGAGTACCG CCTCAGGCTGTCTCCTGatgccagcccccagcagctggtgAACACCTTCCACCTGCCCTCTGGTGTGGGGGCTACCTGCGTGCTCAAGACTGCCTTCAACAACACTCTGGACCAGCCCATGCAGACCCTCAACCTCAACAGCAACGAGTCCAAGATGTTGGCGGCCAAGTACTTCGATGCCATGTGCATCGACTCCTTCACCCAGGGCCTGCCGCTCTCCAACTTTGTGCCGCCGCCTCCATCCCCGGCTCCCTCTGACTACCCCATCTCAGTGGATGAGGAGCTGCTCCATGCCTGGAACTCCACAACCTTCTCCTCTGCCATCAAAG AGACCGTGACCTcggctcctgccctgccccgcaTTGTCCATGAGCCCATCAAGTGCACATGCTCCATGCAGGGCACCGGCTTCTCCTGCCCCAGCGGTGTGGGGGGCCACCCCCCGCAGATGAAGGTGGTGACAGGGGACATCCTGGCAGACATCACAGGGCGCAATGTCTCCGAGTATCTGCTCTACACCTCGGACCGCTTCCGGTTGCACAG GTATGGGGCCCTCACCTTCGGCAACATCCAGAAATCCATCCCGGCGTCCTTCGGGGTCCGGGCTCCTGCCACGGTTCGCAAGATCGCTGTCCGGAGAACGGCCCAG gtCTTCTACAACAACAAGGGCTACCATAGCATGCCCACCTACCTCAACGCTCTCAACAACGCCATCCTGCGAGCCAACTTGCCCAAGAGCAAAGGCAACCCTGCTGCCTATG GCATCACAGTAACCAACCACCCCATGAACAAGACGAGTGCCAGCCTGTCCTTGGATTACCT CCTGCAAGGCACGGATGTGGTGATTGCCATCTTCATCATTGTGGCCATGTCCTTCGTGCCAGCCAGCTTTGTGGTGTTCCTGGTGGCCGAAAAGGCCACCAAGGCCAAACACCTGCAGTTTGTGAGCGGCTGTGACCCTGTCATCTACTGGTTGGCCAACTATGTGTGGGACATG CTGAACTACCTGGTGCCGGCCACGTGCTGCATCATCATCCTGTTTGTGTTCGACCTCCCGGCCTACACCTCTCCCACCAACTTCCCCGCCGTCCTCTCCCTCTTCTTGCTCTACGG CTGGTCCATCACCCCCATCATGTACCCTGCCTCCTTCTGGTTCGaggtgcccagctctgcctaCGTCTTCCTCATAGTCATCAATCTCTTCATTGGCATCACAGCCACCGTCGCCAcgttcctgctgcagctgtttgagCATGACAAG GATCTGAAGGTGGTGAACAGCTACCTGAAGAGCTGCTTCCTTGTATTCCCTAACTACAACCTGGGCCACGGTTTGATGGAGATGGCCTACAACGAATACATTAATGAATACTATGCCAAGATCG GGCAGTTCGATAAAATGAAATCGCCCTTCGAATGGGATATCGTGACCAGGGGGCTTGTTGCCATGACAATCGAAGGTTTTGTCGGCTTCTTCATCACCATCATGTGCCAGTACAACTTCTTCCGGAAGCCCCA GCGGCTGCCTGTCTCCACCAAGCCCATCGAGGATGACATTGATGTGGCCAATGAGCGGCACCGTGTCCTGCGTGGCGATGCTGACAACGACATGCTGAAGATCGAAAACCTCACCAAG GTGTACAAGTCCCGCAAGATCGGGCGCATCCTGGCCGTGGACCGGCTGTGCGTGGGTGTGCGGCCTGGGGAGTGCTTTGGGCTGCTGGGTGTCAATGGCGCGGGCAAGACGACCACCTTCAAGATGCTGACGGGGGATGAGAGCACCACAGGCGGAGAGGCCTTCGTTAATGGGCACAG CATCCTGAAGGAGCTCCTGCAGGTCCAGCAGAGCTTGGGCTACTGCCCCCAATTTGACGCACTCTTTGACGAGCTGACGGCCCAGGAGCACCTGGAGCTCTACACCCGCCTGCGCGGCATCCCCTGGAAAGACGAGGAGCGG GTGGTCAAGTGGGCACTGAAGAAGTTGGAGCTGACCAAGTATGCTGACAAGCCTGCCAGCACCTACAGCGGAGGCAACAAGAGGAAGCTGTCCACAGCCATCGCGCTGATCGGATACCCAGCCTTCATCTTCCTG GATGAGCCCACCACAGGGATGGACCCCAAGGCACGGCGCTTCCTCTGGAACCTTATCCTGGATGTCATCAAAACTGGTCGCTCCGTGGTGCTCACATCTCACAG CATGGAGGAGTGCGAGGCTCTCTGCACCCGCCTGGCCATCATGGTGAACGGGAGGCTCAAGTGTCTTGGCAGCATCCAGCACCTGAAGAACCG GTTTGGCGACGGCTACATGATCACAGTGCGCACGAAGTCCAGCCTCAACGTCAAGGAGGTGGTGAGGTTCTTCAACCGCAACTTCCCCGAGGCCATCCTCAAG GAGCGGCACCACACCAAGGCTCAGTACCAGCTGAAGTCGGACCAGATCTCACTGGCACAGGTCTTCAGCAAGATGGAGCAGGTGGTGGACGTGCTGGGCATAGAAGACTATTCTGTCAGCCAGACCACACTGGACAAC GTGTTTGTGAATTTTGCCAAGAAGCAAAGTGACAacctggagcagcaggagacgagccccagctgtgccctgcagtcACCCCTGGAGCGCGTGCTGAGCCTGCTGCACCCTCGGGCCGCCCCCACGGAGCTGCGGGCCCTCGTggtggaggagcaggaggaccTGGAGACTGATGACGAAGGCCTCATCAGCTTCGAGGAGGAGAGG GCTCAGCTCTCATTCAACACGGACACGCTGTGCTGA